One Microbacterium sp. W4I20 DNA window includes the following coding sequences:
- a CDS encoding ParB/RepB/Spo0J family partition protein: MAKRTGLGRGIGALIPTADQAERPVDVFFPGANLRPSEVQISTVAQEPDLAVVPGIHLVQVDPHQIVPNPRQPRTHFNSDDLAELVHSVREFGVLQPVVVRKNSDGEYELIMGERRTRAAREAGLDTIPAIVRETADEDLLRDALLENLHRSELNPLEEASAYQQLLEDFGITQEELATRIGRSRPQISNTIRLLKLPVPVQQRVAAGVLTAGHARAILSLETPEAMQKLADKVVNEDLSVRATEEAAKSQPSAGKSTKPTPGARRAYLDEVAGKLGDRLNTRVKIALGARKGQVTIDFASIQDLNRILEEIGEEGYGRS; encoded by the coding sequence ATGGCGAAGCGCACTGGACTGGGCAGGGGCATCGGAGCCCTGATCCCGACGGCAGACCAGGCGGAGCGTCCGGTGGACGTGTTCTTCCCGGGTGCCAACCTGCGCCCGAGCGAGGTACAGATCAGCACGGTGGCGCAGGAGCCCGATCTCGCGGTCGTCCCCGGCATCCATCTCGTGCAGGTCGATCCGCACCAGATCGTTCCCAATCCCCGGCAGCCGCGCACGCACTTCAACTCGGACGATCTCGCCGAGCTGGTGCACAGCGTCCGCGAGTTCGGTGTGCTGCAGCCGGTGGTCGTGCGCAAGAACAGCGACGGCGAGTACGAGCTGATCATGGGGGAGCGGCGTACGCGCGCCGCCCGCGAGGCCGGACTCGACACGATCCCGGCCATCGTCCGCGAGACGGCTGACGAGGATCTCCTCCGCGACGCCCTGCTCGAGAACCTCCACCGCTCGGAGCTCAACCCGCTCGAGGAAGCCTCCGCCTATCAGCAGCTGCTCGAGGACTTCGGCATCACGCAGGAGGAGCTCGCGACGCGCATCGGACGTTCGCGTCCGCAGATCAGCAACACCATCCGACTGCTCAAGCTGCCGGTTCCCGTGCAGCAGCGTGTCGCCGCAGGTGTTCTGACCGCGGGTCACGCCCGCGCCATCCTCAGCCTGGAGACTCCGGAGGCGATGCAGAAGCTCGCCGACAAGGTCGTGAACGAAGACCTCTCGGTGCGTGCCACGGAAGAGGCCGCGAAGTCCCAGCCCTCCGCCGGGAAGAGCACGAAGCCTACGCCGGGAGCCCGACGCGCCTACCTCGACGAGGTCGCCGGCAAGCTCGGCGACCGCCTGAACACGCGCGTGAAGATCGCTCTCGGTGCGCGCAAAGGCCAGGTCACGATCGATTTCGCTTCCATCCAGGATCTGAACCGGATTCTCGAGGAAATCGGCGAAGAGGGATACGGCCGCAGCTGA
- a CDS encoding sugar porter family MFS transporter, whose translation MSRTQPGSAIRGRVIAVSIAAALGGFLFGFDTAVINGAVDALAGSQSGFDLGVGLKGFAVSSALIGCAVGAWFAGPLANRFGRIPIMVVAAVLFLLSSLGSGFAFGVVDLIIWRVVGGLGVGAASVIAPAYIAEVSPANIRGRLGSLQQLAIVTGIFIALLSDAMLANVAGGAAEPLWGLDAWRWMFIAGAVPSIVYGAISMRLPESPRYLVAKGEIDKASEVLTTVTGAVDVKAKIAEITGTLNTERTESLRDLRGNRLGLKPIVWVGILLSVFQQFVGINVIFYYSTTLWQSVGFGESEALLITVITSVTNIVVTIVAILLVDKIGRRIMLLVGSVGMTVTLGLMALAFSFGTLDAEGAVTLPDPWATVALICANGFVVFFGATWGPLVWVLLGEMFPNSIRAGALAVAAAAQWVANFFISTTFPAFSAIGLPFAYGFYAFFALLSFFFVYFKVAETKGKELEDMREDTKVERRRRPSRT comes from the coding sequence ATGTCGCGCACACAACCTGGATCCGCCATACGAGGCCGCGTCATCGCGGTCAGCATCGCCGCCGCCCTGGGCGGCTTCCTGTTCGGTTTCGACACCGCGGTGATCAACGGCGCAGTCGACGCGCTGGCCGGCAGTCAGTCGGGCTTCGATCTCGGTGTGGGCCTCAAGGGCTTCGCCGTCTCGTCGGCACTGATCGGATGCGCGGTCGGGGCGTGGTTCGCGGGCCCGCTGGCGAACCGCTTCGGCCGCATCCCGATCATGGTGGTCGCCGCCGTGCTCTTCCTGCTGTCTTCTCTCGGCTCCGGCTTCGCGTTCGGCGTCGTGGACCTGATCATCTGGCGCGTCGTCGGCGGCCTCGGCGTGGGCGCAGCATCCGTCATCGCCCCGGCCTACATCGCCGAGGTGTCGCCGGCGAACATCCGCGGGCGACTCGGTTCGCTGCAGCAGCTGGCCATCGTGACCGGTATCTTCATCGCCCTGCTCTCGGACGCCATGCTCGCGAACGTGGCCGGGGGAGCGGCCGAGCCGCTGTGGGGTCTGGACGCCTGGCGCTGGATGTTCATCGCCGGCGCCGTGCCCTCCATCGTCTACGGCGCGATCTCGATGAGACTGCCCGAGTCTCCGCGGTACCTCGTCGCCAAGGGGGAGATCGACAAGGCCTCCGAGGTGCTCACGACGGTCACGGGTGCGGTCGACGTGAAGGCGAAGATCGCCGAGATCACCGGCACGCTCAACACCGAGCGCACGGAATCGCTGCGTGATCTTCGCGGCAACCGGCTGGGCCTGAAGCCGATCGTGTGGGTCGGCATCCTGCTGTCGGTGTTCCAGCAGTTCGTCGGCATCAACGTCATCTTCTACTACTCCACGACCCTCTGGCAGTCGGTCGGATTCGGTGAATCCGAGGCGCTGCTGATCACCGTGATCACGTCGGTGACGAACATCGTCGTGACGATCGTCGCGATCCTGCTCGTCGACAAGATCGGCCGACGGATCATGCTCCTCGTGGGCTCGGTCGGCATGACCGTCACCCTCGGCCTGATGGCTCTCGCCTTCTCCTTCGGCACGTTGGATGCCGAGGGCGCGGTGACGCTCCCGGACCCGTGGGCGACGGTCGCACTGATCTGCGCCAACGGATTCGTCGTGTTCTTCGGAGCCACCTGGGGCCCGCTGGTGTGGGTGCTGCTGGGGGAGATGTTCCCGAACTCGATCCGTGCCGGTGCCCTCGCGGTGGCTGCTGCAGCGCAGTGGGTGGCGAACTTCTTCATCTCGACGACGTTCCCGGCCTTCTCGGCGATCGGCCTGCCGTTCGCCTACGGCTTCTACGCGTTCTTCGCGCTGCTGTCGTTCTTCTTCGTGTACTTCAAGGTCGCCGAGACCAAGGGCAAAGAGCTCGAGGACATGCGCGAAGACACGAAGGTCGAGCGCCGGAGGCGCCCCAGTCGGACGTAG
- a CDS encoding tryptophan synthase subunit alpha has product MSESVQRRASLEVLRAEAADELAVLIQERLLGGEDPWEFMEELPSVDELVVYLLRADNINANDGVRPNAARHYRVLRQIALEYPELTPAVWGLLDEKQRHRRWDPTVADRS; this is encoded by the coding sequence ATGTCCGAGTCCGTTCAGCGCCGCGCCAGCCTCGAAGTGCTGCGTGCGGAAGCCGCCGACGAACTGGCCGTGCTCATTCAGGAACGCCTCCTCGGCGGCGAGGATCCGTGGGAGTTCATGGAGGAGCTGCCGAGCGTCGACGAACTCGTCGTCTACCTGCTGCGGGCCGACAACATCAACGCGAACGACGGCGTGCGACCCAACGCGGCGCGGCATTACCGCGTGCTGCGGCAGATCGCGCTGGAGTACCCGGAGCTGACCCCCGCGGTCTGGGGGCTGCTCGACGAGAAGCAGCGCCACCGCCGGTGGGATCCGACGGTCGCCGACCGCTCCTGA
- a CDS encoding GrpB family protein, translating to MPRMLVQYDPRWPEQFEEIAAELRAHGDPDWVIEHIGSTAVPGMRAKPIIDLAVRLESVADFDARRPALEAIGWHLGSSVQSHPVMVFEENGTRTRIAHFFAASDWETVNQRILRDWLQAHPADADRYVHAKCDAVAAAARGTSTYNAAKTPVIQDLVDRARASRGLPTVPVSDK from the coding sequence ATGCCCCGGATGCTGGTGCAATACGACCCGCGCTGGCCGGAGCAGTTCGAGGAGATCGCCGCTGAGCTGCGGGCACACGGCGATCCAGACTGGGTGATCGAGCACATCGGTTCGACCGCCGTCCCCGGCATGCGCGCGAAACCGATCATCGACCTCGCCGTTCGCCTCGAGAGCGTTGCTGACTTCGACGCGCGTCGACCAGCTCTGGAGGCGATCGGCTGGCACCTGGGCAGCAGCGTGCAGAGCCACCCGGTGATGGTGTTCGAGGAGAACGGCACCCGCACCCGCATCGCGCACTTCTTCGCCGCGTCCGACTGGGAGACCGTCAACCAGCGCATCCTGCGGGACTGGCTCCAGGCTCATCCGGCGGATGCGGATCGCTACGTCCACGCGAAATGCGACGCCGTCGCCGCTGCCGCCCGCGGCACATCGACCTACAACGCCGCCAAGACCCCCGTCATCCAGGACCTCGTCGACCGCGCCCGCGCGTCGCGCGGCCTCCCCACGGTCCCTGTCTCCGACAAGTAG
- the trxA gene encoding thioredoxin has protein sequence MSAKATSQATWEQDVLQADGPVLVDFWAEWCGPCRMVAPVLDEIQSENPDKITILKLNVDENPELAMKYQITSIPAMKVFDGGEVKTTIIGAKPKFALEKDLAAFIG, from the coding sequence ATGAGTGCAAAGGCAACGAGCCAGGCGACCTGGGAACAGGACGTTCTGCAGGCCGACGGTCCCGTGCTGGTGGACTTCTGGGCCGAGTGGTGTGGTCCCTGTCGCATGGTCGCCCCGGTTCTGGACGAGATCCAGTCCGAGAACCCCGACAAGATCACCATCCTCAAGCTCAACGTGGATGAGAACCCCGAGCTGGCGATGAAGTACCAGATCACGTCGATCCCGGCGATGAAGGTGTTCGACGGCGGTGAGGTCAAGACGACCATCATCGGCGCCAAGCCCAAGTTCGCCCTCGAGAAGGACCTCGCCGCATTCATCGGCTGA
- the trxB gene encoding thioredoxin-disulfide reductase, with protein sequence MRQVIIIGSGPAGFTAAIYAARANLKPLLIASSVEVGGELMNTTEVENYPGFPEGIMGPELMAKFQEQAEKFGTEVLYDDVTDLQLDGPVKTVTLGSGAVHETQTLIYATGSAYRKLGIEGEERLSGYGVSWCATCDGFFFRQKTIAVVGGGDSAMEEATFLTRFADKVYVIHRKETLRASKIMQERAFANEKIEFVWNSEVAQVLGGDAVTGVQLRNTVDGTLSELPLDGLFIAIGNDPRTHLVHDKLKLTAEGTIWVDGRSSVTSVPGVFAAGDVIDPTYRQAITAAGTGTIAALDAEHFLADLEDASVEFPAAEAAEILTA encoded by the coding sequence ATGCGTCAGGTCATCATCATCGGTTCCGGCCCCGCCGGATTCACGGCCGCCATCTACGCCGCGCGCGCGAACCTCAAGCCGCTGCTCATCGCGAGCTCCGTCGAGGTCGGCGGCGAGCTGATGAACACCACCGAGGTCGAGAACTACCCGGGCTTCCCCGAGGGCATCATGGGCCCTGAGCTCATGGCGAAGTTCCAGGAGCAGGCCGAGAAGTTCGGCACCGAGGTGCTCTACGACGACGTCACCGACCTGCAGCTCGACGGACCCGTCAAGACGGTCACGCTCGGCAGCGGCGCGGTGCACGAGACGCAGACGCTGATCTACGCCACCGGCTCCGCCTACCGCAAGCTCGGCATCGAGGGCGAAGAGCGCCTCTCCGGCTACGGCGTCTCCTGGTGTGCCACCTGCGACGGGTTCTTCTTCCGCCAGAAGACGATCGCGGTCGTCGGCGGCGGCGACTCCGCCATGGAAGAGGCCACGTTCCTGACGCGCTTCGCCGACAAGGTCTACGTGATCCACCGCAAGGAGACCCTGCGCGCCTCGAAGATCATGCAGGAGCGCGCCTTCGCGAACGAGAAGATCGAGTTCGTGTGGAACAGCGAGGTCGCCCAGGTCCTCGGCGGCGACGCGGTGACCGGTGTGCAGCTGCGCAACACGGTCGACGGCACGCTCAGCGAGCTCCCGCTCGACGGCCTGTTCATCGCCATCGGCAACGACCCGCGCACGCACCTCGTGCACGACAAGCTGAAGCTCACCGCCGAAGGCACGATCTGGGTCGACGGCCGCTCCTCGGTCACGTCGGTCCCCGGTGTGTTCGCCGCCGGCGACGTGATCGACCCCACCTACCGTCAGGCCATCACGGCCGCCGGCACGGGCACGATCGCCGCGCTCGACGCGGAGCACTTCCTTGCGGATCTGGAAGACGCCTCCGTCGAGTTCCCGGCCGCGGAGGCCGCCGAGATCCTCACCGCGTAG